The following is a genomic window from Aquipuribacter nitratireducens.
GCTCGGACAACGTGGCGGCACTGATTGCCAGCTCGCCTTCCAAGGGTGCGACGTCGGTGGCGATGACGACGGAGGTGTCGAGCAGGGCTCTCACCGGGCGCGGTCCCACGGGTCGAGGAGCTCGCCGTCGAGACGGTCGCGGTCGGTGTCCCACTGCGGATCGGCGGGCCCGTCGAAGACGTCGGCAACCTCGGTCCACGACTGCCAGGCCCGCGGTCTCACCGGGACCAGACGAGCACTGGGTCGTCCAGCGACTGTGATGAGGACCTGTTCCCCGCCCTCGACGCGACGCAACAGGTCAGAAGCCTGCTGGCGCAGCTCGCGCAGCCCGATCGTGGTCACCGCTCTAGTGTTGCACAAGTGCTACCGCGAGGGGCGCCCTTCGTCTGCCCCTCGCCGATCAGGGATCGTCATCCGGCGATCACGCGCCGAGCCGTGGGCTTGTCAGCTGCTCCTCCCATCGGCGTGGGTGCGAAGGTGCGTGACCGTCGTGTGGTGGAACCACGAGCGGGGCGCGGTCGTCCAAGCGGCATGAGGCGGGGTGTCGTCGGTGCCGTGGCTGCGGCGCTGGTGCTGGCTGGGTGCGGAGACCCGGCCACCCCCACGGGTGTCGGGGGCAGCGCCGGGTCGCCTTCCGCGGTGTCGGTGATGTCGGGCGGCCCGGTCGCCACGCGGTATCCGGTGACCGTGATCGATGATGGCGACGGGGCGGTCGTCTGCCTCGGTGGCGTCGCGGAGTCCTTGCCGCCGCAGTGCGGGGGGCCACGTGCCATCGGGTGGGACTGGGCCGACCACGAGGGCGCCTACGAGGAGGCCGCGGGAGTTCGGTTCGGTGTTTTCGCCGTCACCGGCACCTTCGACGGCACGGAGCTGACGGTCACCGACGCGCTTCCAGCCGACGAGTGGATCGAGGAGTCCAGCGGCGCCCGCGACGTGGAATTCGGCTCACCGTGCATGGAGCCCGCCGAAGGGTGGCCGAGCGACCTTGTGCCGATGGGCACGGAGAACGGCGTCCTCGAGGCGGCCCAGCGGCGCCCGGACTACGCCGGTGGGTGGGTGACGCAGCGAGACCCCAGGGACCCCATGGAACTGGACCAGGCGCTGGCTGACGACCCGGACACAGGAGTCGTCCCGCCGATCGTCAACGTCCGGGTCACCGGTGACCCGGCCGACGCAGAGGCCGAGCTGCGACAGCTGTGGGACGGCCCGCTGTGCGTGACCACTGCCGAGCGCACCGAGAGCGAGCTGCGAGCCATCCAGGACGAGGTGTCCACCCGCGACGGAGTCCTGGGCTCCAGCGCTGACGTCGTGACAGGTGCCGTCGACGTCACGGTCACCTACGACGACGGATCCCTGCAGTCAGAACTCGACGACCGTTACGGCGCGGGCGTCGTGAGGGTCACGTCCGCGCTCGTACCGGCCGGTTGAGGGAGTGCTCGGCGTTCGGCTAAGTATCGCGTCTCGGGGTAGTCGACGTCGCGTCCGCACCGCGGAAGAGGAGCGTGGATGGAACAGCGAAGCGCGCTGCTGAGCGCGCGTCAGTTGACACGGACGAGGAGGGACCCTCCATGGCGAGGCAGCCGTACAGCAAGCATGTCCAGAACCGACTGCGTCCGGGCATCCGGG
Proteins encoded in this region:
- a CDS encoding type II toxin-antitoxin system prevent-host-death family antitoxin, which produces MTTIGLRELRQQASDLLRRVEGGEQVLITVAGRPSARLVPVRPRAWQSWTEVADVFDGPADPQWDTDRDRLDGELLDPWDRAR